Below is a window of Humulus lupulus chromosome 9, drHumLupu1.1, whole genome shotgun sequence DNA.
gaaggagagactttattcaattacctggcgatcactgaagttgctgctagtgcggtattagtacgagaggaagaaggcgtacaaaaagcggtatactatgttagcaagaggctgatTGGGGCAAAACTAagatatccgcccattgaaaggttagcatattgcttaatcctggcctcgaggaagttacgcccttacttccaagcccattccatcacagtgctaaccgaccagccccttcggcaagttctccaaaaaccagaggcggctggacgattattaaaatgggcagtcaaactagggcagtttgatatcacatattcactgcgagcagcagtaaaaggacaagacttggctgatcttattgcagagtgcactgaactcccagacagcgaacagtgcgaacagcctagcgcgcctgagcctcaagagaaagctccttcgtggaagttattcacggatgggtcatccaacgaatcccacgcaggagcgggagtgatattgataatgccggaagggcatcgatttcactgcgctattaggtttgacttcaccgcgtcaaataatgaagctgaatacgaagccctcctcgctggactgagaatggccaaagacatggacataaagacgcttgatatttacagtgattcacagctggtggtgaatcaagtcctaggggaatatcaagcgcggggcttaaaaatggtagcctacttgaataaaactaaagacctgctagcccagttcacgaagtataccctccagcaaataccgcgggatcaaaattcaaacgcagacgccttagccaaactcgcaagcgcgaaagatgctgacactctgaacattgtgccagtagaaagattgagtgggcAGAGCATACGAGCGGTTGAATCCATTATGGAAAtttgaatggaggatacatggatggcaccttacttggagtatctgacaaacggtgtactaccaacagacagaaacaaagcctgaactctacaaaggcaggccgctaggtacatactggtcgatggtgttatgtaccgaagaggattttCCATACCACTACTCAGGTGTAtcacaccagaaaaagctaaggagctaatgagagaggtacatgaaggcttctgcggggatcacgctggggggcagagtttggcaaaataGATTctctaaggcaaggatacttctgaccaactatgaacgaggattcgatggaatttgtatgaagatgtgataaatgtcaaaggttctccaaaattccacgagcagctccaaacgagttgaaacagatgtaGAGcacgtggccttttgcggtatggggatagatttgattggatccctgccaacgggaaaaggcggagtaaagtacgcagtcgtggcagttgattacttcaccaaatgggccgaagctgaaccactcgctaccataacgaccaagaaagttcttgactttgtcatcaagaacattgtttgccggtatggtttgccccgaaagatagtttcagacaatggaacccaatttgacagcgacttattcaccgacttctacAAGAGGCACGgagttatcaaaagcttttctttagttgcgcatccccaagcaaacggacaggtcgaggccgtgaataagactcttaaggacactctgaaaaaaaggcttgaagacgctaaaggagcatggccggagcagctgcctgaagtcctctggtcgtatagaacgtctcaccgaacagcaacaggtcataccccattttccctagcctacggatACGAAGCTATGCTACctatcgagttagatcccccctcacatcgacgcttaACATACGatcaggaccagaatagccaactgatgatggagtccctagactcaattgatgagatacgagaaaaagcccaactccgagttgctacgtaccagcaaaaggtcacccggtactttaactcaaaagtaaaagaaagaaaattcaacgtcggtgatttggtgctacgatgagttttcttaaacacccgcgaccccactgctggagtactcggacctaactgggaaggaccttaccagattgaagaagtccttcacccaggcacctacaaacttgcacgcctaaacggagatctcgttccatgattttggaatggagaacacctgcgcaagtattatcagtgaacagtcctttttaaagaactcGCTTGTATTAaaattctactttttacaagttttgcaaaaaagggttagccacgttgtatcgctaatcgcttataaatgtaagatcttttttaagatcactcgtaaaaacatgtttagtccatttttaatacgagattataagggactgtgcgcagccagtcattcttgccaactattgtaaatttatttttacaagtatttgttcattacgtgtgttgttttgctgtattacaagtgttaaatGTTGCAACAAGCAGTAATGTTCGGGCAGGTCGTGGTtaaggcaagtgacccaggacctaaagctccttgatcacttggggggcatataaggtacatcgatagcaaagcataccacaaggtatgtaaacacatgaacaaaataagtgaaaacatgctacggtacttaagagtatttttcaaaatttatgattttgttaaatcaaactaaagtgctatgctaagttcggtcatgcgaacaggtattataataaaaagattataatatcaaaggcgaacgtttacaccgcgagcattagcgCTCGGAtgtaaaaatagaattaaaaggattaaaaacctttacaccgcgagcattattgctcggatgtaattgttcaaacataagaaaaagagctgccctcgcagcaataaaattaaaaaagGATTGTCTTTACTAAAAGATCCGTAGGCCATAAAgcgaaaaaaaaagaaaaaataaatattaattttttctggGGAGCAGGAGGGCCTTCTGGATTAGGAGCGTTTGGACCAGCCGGAGGTTTagccacagcagcagcagcaggagtttgGGCCTTGGCGGCCTTGGCTTTCTCTTCTGCTTCCAGCCGAGCAACACACTGCGTCATCAGCGTCTCTTGCAACTGCTTGGAGAGATAGCTGATGTCtgcctcccgattgtgcttccagaggTCGTAGAAGctgaggaaggtggcttccttatacttcttcagagttttaactccgtcctcctcgagctcgcgcACCCGTTCCTCAAGCTTCTTTACCTCATCCCTGCTAGCGGTCAGGTCGAGTGTGAGCTGCTTGCACTCTTGGGTGGTGAGTTTGCAGTTCTCCTTCCATTTGTGCCGCTCGTCGATGGCTTTGTTCCGGGCCGCTTCGCTCTCCTGAAGCTCTCGGGTGAGAGTGGATTGATCCTCGCATAGCTGCTTGTTCAGCTTAACCAGCTCCCTGTTCTCCTCAAGCAGCTTAGCCTTCTCATTCTCAAGCGCTTGCGTGGCCTGgccaagcctggagtcaaagttcctcTCTCGAGAAACCATCGCCCCGGCTCGACGCCAGCTGGCAGTCAAGGACAAAAACCCCTGAAGAAAAAAGTGAGTTAAGAAAGGAAGTTTAGCATAAATGACAAAGAAGCGAAAGacgacttacactggctatctcgttcagctCCCTGTTGATGATTTCGTTGATGTCCATCGTGGCAGTGTTAGTGATGGCGACCTGGGCGCGCTTGTGCTTGGAGAGCCGATAtaatctctccctggccatgccaactatgtggctgggcagggagccttcggacaattGGTCCGTGGTCTCTTTGTCTGCGGCCTTTGAGGAAGGCTGAGGGTCGACAGTCGTGGGAGTTTGCTGCTCGGGGGCAGGCGGATGTGTTAAGTTCTCTTTGGAGGGGGCGTCGGTGGGAGCGTCTTCTGTTCGGGCTTTCTTtgaaggggtcttgctactttccccgcGAGCTCTTTTGCTGTCCTTCTTCGAGACAGAAGCTTCAGCAGCAGCTTGGTAATGAGCAAAGAAGTCTCCGGGGTCCATGCCTGCACAAAGAATGACATTTCAAATGATGAGTTTAAAGGGTCGCAGAGAAACAAAGGATAGAATATAAGAGAtgcaaaagtaaggtacccgagctacacctactggtcgtaacattatctactgaactacctagttcctggaagaaatcttaATTTAAAGAAGGAGCGCtcctaaagttgtcgtccccatcaaacaGGTGGATGGGAAtgggcaagttatttaaaaacgaTAATGGTGTACCGTATACATCCTACGAGTCGTCAAACTGTTCggcaggctcagcagccttttgtttccccttgcccttagggACCGACGGTTCTGCTGCTCGATGGGGAGCagcgggttccctgattgtaaccccagttggcctcctcctggGAGGGGGTGACTGAGGCTGCTGCTCGGGACCCTGCTCGCGTCCCGCGCCAGCATGGACACCACCCACCGCAAGTTCGCTGGTCGTAGGaggggagcccttaaggccagccaacctaaggttagcctcagtgatCAGGTTTTtcactcttagcagcattgggcatactggctaagagtgctgccctcgactccattcctggagtacAGTGAAACAGTTGAGTATTATGACAAGAAAAAATTTAAAGGGCAAGAACTACTGGCTTAAGGCTCGTTATTCctcttacctcctcgggtgaatgcTAGGTTGTTCGCAGCAATGTCAGGTGTGAGAAAGTATTCCaggtgatacttccccacattggagatatgggtggtctcgGACAGAAACGTGCGTCCAGTCTCCTGATggcaaaaatggaagaaccccgtaccgtcttgattggggttggacttaaggtcaaaaagataattgacctcatgaggagaggGGGCTGGCCAattcttgagtttgtaaaggatatagagcactgtcagcatcctatatccgttcggggtaATCTAGAAAGGGGCCACcccgaagtaattagccaccccttggaaaaacgaatgcagaggcaaggtggcacccgcctcaatatgatatctcGACAAGGCGCTGaaagccccccctggcaggttggctcgttGGTCGATGGAAGgcctgactagggtcacccccgtcagattgtacttggttaaataattggagaccatgcgaatggtcaccgtgctcggagatactacatgccactcgacagccggctggaCGGCATGACGAGGACGGGCATGTGCTTGGACTTCAGTCTCGGGAGGAAATTCTcgtcgaccactggtcgagggggcatcagcaggaggctgacttggagaagGGTTGAGCCTTTTTCTGGCCTTGGTTTTAGTTTTGgccattttctgggtaggagctggtggaggatttgggttagagcGTGAGAATGGAATTTCTGGGATTAACatggatggattctcttcgccttcgagcaatTGGGCTAAGAGatcgtcttcgataggtctttctcctccccaagggtcttgcatatgaactgcaaacagacaatggaggagataagacaatctgcgaagtagtgtggggaagctgggataacgttgttcgtgcctaaataaccagcagcatcctaatcctacgctaacttcaacgtgggtaaATAATAAAAAAGAGCAGGGAAAGAAGAACGTATTCTGAAAAGAACCTTTTTTCAACTCCCAAAGGGcaggaaaaaatttcagttttttcgtctagcttaaaggttgaatctttcgacAACCTAGCGTCCCAAATCAGAAACTCTATCTATCAAAGTACTAATCTAACCCATACAAGGCATGACGATGTACTTCTACAAAATATTAGGCAACTTATACTAAATACcctaaaaaccctattcaagaacgcagaCATATCAGAGCAAGAAAATAGCATGCATGGCGCAGTACAGAGCTTAAAGGATGGAATCCTTACCTGAGAGGAGGAGGGGATTCGTGAGAaaatgaaaacttgaggcggAAGACCTGTAGCACGACGTCGgactggttttcgaagctctgaacaCTGGTGCGAGTTCTTGAAAACTTTGGCGAAAGTGACGGGTAAAAgtttcttgaaaaagaagaaaggctacttataaatgtatatataattttttcttGGGCTCGCATTCAGTTCATTAAAACCTGGTTCACTATTACAAACAAATTAAGAACAAATGCTGAAACTCATGCAAATGCTGGAAAGGTCTGTTTCCAATAGAACACACAAATGTCCAATAATTGAAAATCATCACAAATTGATTTCTAAAATGTAGCACACATCAATAAATTCCATCATTGTAATCTATTTAGCTTGATAGATAAAGCTTCACATAATGGTAACAAAAACTTGCATGTTTTACTACATCTGTAACAGTTAGTAAATGGTAAATGCAGGTCCGGCATTCAAAGGGAGGACACTCCAATATGTGCCATGATCATCAATAAAACAGCTGAGCCATTTAACTCTGTAAGAACCTGTGGAAAATCTAGAAATGTCAAGCAAGCAACTTGAGAATCCCTGTCCTCTCTCATCTGGTTCCAAACAAACAAATGTGTTCGCAAACCCATGTTCAATAATGCCGCTAGCATGCTTAGTATTGATCGTATTTTTTGTACCACACTGTGTCACGTAATGTAGAAGTTTTTCATTCATTTCTACTATGTCGTCAGTTTCCCAAACTTGATAACTGCTTCTAGATTTCTCCTTATTTTCTGGAATTGGTTTTGGCTCCTGAAAGGATACTCTGCAGTAGAGCATGCCATACAACTTAATGGGCCGAACTGGAAGATCTGTGGGAACATTTCTTAGCTGAAGACAGAGACTTAAAGAAAGGCTGCCACCTTGTGCAACAAAAATTCCATCTGCATTTTTTGCGACATTGACAGCAAAGAGTTCTGACCCAATGCAAGGCCTGAAATGACAAAAATTCAATTCTCTTTCATAATTTCAGGTGCCATTTAAATTGTGTTAACCTGCTTTGAATTTTCACAAATTATAAAAAAGACTTGCTTTAAAGCACAATTAAAAGTAACATAAACTAGAAATAGCCAAAATTCTATATGCGGATAAAAAGTAAAAATGCCAACAGTAGtcacataaacagataaagataattgaaaaatattaaaaatccTATAGATGCATACCATACTTTTGATTAATCAATCTAAGAGCTAAAACAAATCACCCATAGTTGGACTAAACCCGGAGGTTAAGAGCTCAATGGTGTTACACAATTTACTGTTACAGGTGCCTAAAAGAGGAAACTCATGCTTTGGTGAACGTATACAGCATAAAAGTTATTGAGATCCTTCAGACTAGTCCTATCgctaaaactaaataaataactTGATATCTGAGAAAAATTGCTAAATTACCTTAACCGAAAAAAGTACTTGGGGGTCCTGGAAGGGATTTTCATCCATTTGATAAGAATTTTGAATATAAGTTGTAAAGCATTCTTAGTAATTCGGTATGTATCTTTATCTGTAAGAGTTCCATCTGCCTCACTTCGCAAGCAAGCTATATCAAACACAGCAACACGACAAATATTAAGAACATCTCTTGCTTCACAACCAAAGTTCAAGGCTTGATTTCTGAACTGCATGTTACAGCAATCTACATTTGTGTGGTCATTGGTATTCGTGATCTGATAGATTTTTGTACTGACCTCATGGTCTATGTGCAACAACCTCCCAGCTAGGTTTTGTAATAGATGAGCACGTAAATTGTTTGTTGAGCTTTTCAAACAAGTATCATGAAGGTTAGGAATGAAAAGAGAAAACCCGGTTATAAAGGCGAGGAGCGATGTACTGAGTGCAAGGCCTGAAATGATTTTCGAACTTTCACTGTCCATGTCTATGAAGGATGCGCTAAATAGATCAAATTCCTTTGCCAGCCTCTCCAACCTCAGAGACACCTGAGTGATTTGTTCTAAAGAGAACAGGCAATCAACGATGGAACTTTTCTCAACCTGCCCACTGTCATTACCGCTTTCCCAGACAAATGGAATAGCACCTAGAGTTTTAAGAACATCCCCCACACATCTTAATGTTTTTGCTCGTAAAGACAGAAACCATCGCTGAAAAAAAAATGCTTGGCATGTAACATTAACTTCTAATGTTTCCTTCGAGGAGCAAAGACTGTTGTAAGCACTAAAAATCACCTCACTACAATTGGCTTGACAAAAACTATTGGTACCATC
It encodes the following:
- the LOC133800891 gene encoding uncharacterized protein LOC133800891, with product MDPGDFFAHYQAAAEASVSKKDSKRARGESSKTPSKKARTEDAPTDAPSKENLTHPPAPEQQTPTTVDPQPSSKAADKETTDQLSEGSLPSHIVGMARERLYRLSKHKRAQVAITNTATMDINEIINRELNEIASGFLSLTASWRRAGAMVSRERNFDSRLGQATQALENEKAKLLEENRELVKLNKQLCEDQSTLTRELQESEAARNKAIDERHKWKENCKLTTQECKQLTLDLTASRDEVKKLEERVRELEEDGVKTLKKYKEATFLSFYDLWKHNREADISYLSKQLQETLMTQCVARLEAEEKAKAAKAQTPAAAAVAKPPAGPNAPNPEGPPAPQKKLIFIFSFFFALWPTDLLVKTILF